ACCTGAAGGGATTTTCAGATATTTGCACTCCCTTTGTGTGTATGAACAAGCAGAGTTGTTGACTCCCTAACGAGaatatgtttttctcttttctaacCCGGTCAGTGAACCCAGAAGATGCCAGAAGGATGCAAGAAACGGGCCTGCAGCTCATGCGCCGCGTGCTGGCCGTGCTGCAGATCTTTGCTGTCAGCCAGTTTGGCTGTGCCACGGGTCAGATCCCTCGCACCCTCTGGCAGAAGGACCAAGACAACCAGGACTTCTCCCCCTTAATAGAGAAACTGGAGTTGTCAGTGGAGCGGGTGAGGCAGCTAGCCCTGAAACACCAGCAGGCAGAGCACGTTATCTGCTCCTCTGAGCTGCAGGACGTTCCCCTGGGCGGCAGAGACGAGCTGACCCTGGCTGTGCGCAGGGAGCTGACCCTGGCCCTGCGGGACCTGCTGGCCCACGGGCTCTATGCCTCCTCCCCGGGCATGAGCCTGGTGCTGGCCCCCATCGCCTGCTTGATCCCCGCCTTCACTCCCTCACCGCAGACCATGCACCCCTGGGAACTCTTTGTCAAGTACTACAAGGCCAAGAACGGACGAGCCTTCGTGGAATCCCCGGCTCGCAAGCTGTCCCAGTCCTTCGCCTTGCCCGTGACGGGAGCAGTGGTGGCCACCCCCAAGCAGAGCCTGCTGGCAGCCATCCACACGGTGCTCACGGAGCACGGCCCCTTCAAGCGCAGCGCGGACTCGGAGCTGAAGGCGCTGGTGTGCATGGCGCTCAACGAGCAGCGCCTGGTCTCGTGGCTCAACCTCATCTGCAAGTCTGGAGCTCTGGTTCAGTCTCACTACCAGCCCTGGAGCTACATGGCCAACACCGGCTTCGAAAGCGCCCTCACCCTCCTCAGCCGCCTGAGCAACCTGAAGTTCAACCTCCCGGTTGACCTGGCTGTTCGGCAGCTGAAAAACATCAAAGATGCGTTTTGATGTGTTTTTATTGCCGTTCATCCATTTTTCCACTGGTAGGCAGCTGTTGGGCTCAAGAAGCCTGGCTTTTGTAAGACCAAGTTTGTCTCTTTGGTATTTGCTTTTAGGGAAATCTTAGGGTCTCGTGTTGTTGGCAGTGTGTTGTCTGCTGGAGGCCGCAGgttgggcagcagcacctcaccctgcccactccctgctgctctcaggccAAACTGCCCTGCCCAGTGGCCACTGACAGTTCAGGGGTTGGGGACAGA
The DNA window shown above is from Molothrus aeneus isolate 106 chromosome 28, BPBGC_Maene_1.0, whole genome shotgun sequence and carries:
- the RUNDC1 gene encoding RUN domain-containing protein 1, encoding MEGESGSLGPGERWAPVGAVSAEEDEDEEDEEAAGTGGDSAESVPRLRAERRRLHGALLALASHFAQVQFRLRQVARAGPAEQQRLLRDLEDFAFRGCPAPLPHGLGAAPGEREKQEQIEVQKEKQRELILQLKTQLDDLETFAYQEGSYDSLPQSVVMERQRMIINELIKKLDMDLSEDFATLSPEELRQRVDAAIAQIVNPARVKEQLVEQLKTQIRDLEMFINFIQDEVGSSGKVEDGHCDCGGSYKPSTRPPGNRVNPEDARRMQETGLQLMRRVLAVLQIFAVSQFGCATGQIPRTLWQKDQDNQDFSPLIEKLELSVERVRQLALKHQQAEHVICSSELQDVPLGGRDELTLAVRRELTLALRDLLAHGLYASSPGMSLVLAPIACLIPAFTPSPQTMHPWELFVKYYKAKNGRAFVESPARKLSQSFALPVTGAVVATPKQSLLAAIHTVLTEHGPFKRSADSELKALVCMALNEQRLVSWLNLICKSGALVQSHYQPWSYMANTGFESALTLLSRLSNLKFNLPVDLAVRQLKNIKDAF